The Candidatus Zixiibacteriota bacterium nucleotide sequence CTTAAGGAAGAGAAAGACAAAGCAATCAAAGGAAATGATCGAGTGAATATAGTTGCTGGATGCCAGTATTATTTTGATTGATACTGAAACGCCAGACTGAAGAACTTAGCAGCATTAAAAGCGCGTAAACACATCAAATGTAACAAGTTGCATTCATGGTGAGCAGGGGATTGAAACCAAGAGTCCACTGTCATTAAGACTTAAAATAATCCTAAATTAATTTAGGCGGAGTTCCATGTAGATCTCGCAGGCTTGGGGACTTCCGGCAGGAGGCGGAATACCTTCAAAGCCAAGCGAATTACATTATGCATGTGTCGTCAGGCTCTACTGTCAGGGGATGGTATCCCCCGCCAGACGGAATGACTTACATAAGACTTGAGAACACTTGCTTTGAGGCAACGTAAGTTCTAACTTGAAGGGTCGTCATGTCCAAATGGTTTGATGACACACATCATCTTAAAAAAGGAAGACCGATGAAGTATCTTGTTAAGTTCTCTTGGCCTATTGAATCTGGAAATGCCACGTTAAAGGATCCACAATTCGGATCAAAAATGAAACAGCTATTATCGGATCTCAAAGCAGAAGCGGCATATTTCGCAGCCGTGGACGGGGGTCGGGGCGGCTATATAGTCTTAAACATGGAGGACGCCTCACAAATCCCAGCTGTTGCAGAACCTCTGTTTCAATGGCTGCATGCTGCCGTTGAATTCATTCCAGTGATGCTGCCACAGGATCTCGAAAAAGCCGGCCCGGCCATTGCTGCTTCGATCAAAAAGTGGGCGTGAGTATTGCAGCTTACTGACCTTGCCAGGGTTTAGTGGACACGGAAAAAGGATAGGGTTATGTTTCTATCCGGAGGTGTTCAGATGTCAGAACAGAAGCGTCGGAAGTATGACACGTGAGTTCAAAGTTGAGGCGGTGCGTTTGAACCTAGAGCATGAGAGAAGCGTGTCTGGTGTGCCGCGTGATCTTGGGATCAGTGAAACTGTGCTTCCTTCGGGACAGTCTTGTCACCACCCGGCATAGAAACATATACGCCTTGTTTAATTGAAAGCGCATAGATCGGAGTTGAAAAAATCAGAGTTCAAAGGAGAGATTGAACAAATGCGCGCTACCGAGATTATCCGAATATGGAACGAAAGCGTAGTCAATGGTCAGATTTCGTTTTGTGAATGACACGCCCGCCGACAGATTCTTGGAATCATAATTGCCCATATATCCGCCGCGGAGGCTGAACATTTCGTTGAGCTGAGCTTCAACCCCAAGGTGAGGATGTATATCATCGTCAACAGAGACAATATCAAGCGAACCCAAGTAGCGAGTGTAGGTGTAGGAGCCGCCGAGCCGGTAGGTTGTCGGCAAAGATATGGGGCGAGAACTTTCCTGGCCGGCATTGGTCAGAGTGAGCTCAGAGCCAAGATTTGTAGCTGAAGCCCCAACTGCCAGAGAAGGATTGACCCGGGCATGGATACCAAAATCAACATTGAAAGCCGTGCCGCGCCAGATGTCTATCTTTTCAAGAAACCATCCCAGAGCAAACCCAGCTGAAATCTTGTCCGTTACGGCATAGCTCAGTCCTGTTTTTATCGAAGCATCGTAAGAGCTAAATGCGGCATCAGGGGCCACAGTTGGCGATGTCCGCGCTTCGAGGTGGCCGACTGACGCATAGCGGATTCCGCCATGCACGAAAAATTTCCCATTCAATGGGGAGGAAAAATGCCCGCTCGAGAGTCCAATATCTTCCCAGTAGGTGTTGTGCCCGAATGATGCCGTAAATTTTGAGATACCGACTGACAGCGCGGGGTTATACATGGAGCCATCGGGATCGCCTGAGAGGGAAACGAATGCCCCG carries:
- a CDS encoding PorV/PorQ family protein; this translates as MTRFFRNLALSSVLVITCCGQTLFAQDGLALMKVETAARPAGLGGAFVSLSGDPDGSMYNPALSVGISKFTASFGHNTYWEDIGLSSGHFSSPLNGKFFVHGGIRYASVGHLEARTSPTVAPDAAFSSYDASIKTGLSYAVTDKISAGFALGWFLEKIDIWRGTAFNVDFGIHARVNPSLAVGASATNLGSELTLTNAGQESSRPISLPTTYRLGGSYTYTRYLGSLDIVSVDDDIHPHLGVEAQLNEMFSLRGGYMGNYDSKNLSAGVSFTKRNLTIDYAFVPYSDNLGSAHLFNLSFEL
- a CDS encoding DUF3303 family protein — protein: MSKWFDDTHHLKKGRPMKYLVKFSWPIESGNATLKDPQFGSKMKQLLSDLKAEAAYFAAVDGGRGGYIVLNMEDASQIPAVAEPLFQWLHAAVEFIPVMLPQDLEKAGPAIAASIKKWA